From Deltaproteobacteria bacterium, one genomic window encodes:
- the cmk gene encoding (d)CMP kinase — protein sequence MRGRIVPVVFRNTKGGLGLKKELRIAIDGPSGSGKSSVSKAVAKKLGLRYVDTGAMYRAFAVSADENGVAADNEAALSEYAGQADVVLSEDGLKVSVNGKDYTGVIRTEKAGELASRYSSKKAVRERLVGLQKSIAAKHGVVMEGRDIGTVVLKDSADFKFFIDASGDVRAKRRLGQLDELGLSKGQDIGKVACDISKRDERDSSRKNSPLQKADDAVNIDTSGMGFDDVVARIIEVVEKKK from the coding sequence GTGCGTGGACGTATCGTTCCCGTCGTTTTTCGAAATACTAAAGGAGGCCTCGGCCTGAAAAAAGAACTGCGTATAGCAATTGACGGCCCGTCCGGTTCAGGTAAGTCCAGTGTAAGTAAGGCGGTTGCAAAGAAGCTCGGCTTAAGGTACGTGGACACAGGGGCGATGTACAGGGCCTTTGCCGTGTCAGCAGATGAAAACGGGGTGGCTGCGGATAATGAAGCGGCGCTTTCTGAATACGCAGGACAGGCCGATGTTGTTTTGTCCGAGGACGGCCTCAAAGTATCTGTAAACGGCAAGGACTATACCGGCGTCATACGAACGGAGAAGGCAGGGGAGCTTGCCTCGCGCTATTCATCGAAGAAGGCGGTAAGAGAGCGTCTTGTTGGGCTTCAGAAATCCATTGCCGCGAAGCATGGCGTTGTGATGGAAGGTAGAGACATCGGAACGGTCGTATTGAAGGACTCGGCGGATTTCAAGTTCTTTATCGACGCCTCGGGCGATGTCAGGGCAAAGAGGCGGCTTGGCCAGCTTGACGAGCTCGGGCTCTCGAAGGGGCAGGATATCGGCAAGGTGGCATGCGATATCTCAAAGCGTGACGAGAGGGATTCATCGAGAAAGAACTCGCCGCTTCAAAAGGCGGATGACGCCGTGAATATAGACACAAGCGGCATGGGATTCGATGATGTTGTTGCAAGGATAATCGAAGTGGTAGAGAAGAAAAAATGA
- the aroA gene encoding 3-phosphoshikimate 1-carboxyvinyltransferase, protein MKIRKINPIKSLSGSIEVPGDKSISHRAVMLGSIADGTTEVTNFLEGDDNLHTAGAFRAMGVKIESPSKSRLIVHGVGLNGLKAPSGVIDAGNSGTTARLLTGILAAQSFTSVIDGDDSLRKRPMKRVIEPLRMMGADISALDDKLLPMTVKGKALKGIAYKSKIASAQVKSSILLAGLFAEGETSVEEPAKSRDHTERMFKKFGVDIRVDGNKATVKRAASLKAADIKVPGDISSAAFFIVGAMITPGSELLIKNVGLNPTRRGIIDILLKMNGAIEVVNMNDDDEPTGDLLVRTSKLNGVDINGDELLPAIDEFPIINIAAAFAEGSTKITGAEELRVKESDRITVMKESLTAIGVDAEELKDGIVIKGSGGATVRGGKIHSRGDHRIAMAFAIAALNSKDGIDIEDPACVDVSFPSFFEILKEASA, encoded by the coding sequence TTGAAGATAAGAAAAATAAATCCAATAAAATCTCTTTCCGGCTCTATCGAGGTTCCCGGCGATAAGTCCATCTCGCACAGGGCCGTTATGCTGGGTTCCATTGCGGACGGCACTACCGAGGTAACGAACTTTCTCGAAGGCGACGATAACCTGCACACAGCCGGCGCTTTCAGGGCAATGGGCGTCAAGATAGAGAGCCCGTCAAAGTCGCGCCTCATCGTGCACGGCGTTGGGTTAAACGGCTTAAAGGCCCCATCTGGCGTAATAGATGCGGGCAATTCCGGCACCACGGCAAGGCTCTTAACAGGCATACTTGCGGCACAATCGTTTACGTCGGTAATAGACGGAGATGATTCTCTAAGAAAGCGCCCTATGAAGCGCGTAATAGAGCCGCTAAGAATGATGGGCGCTGATATAAGCGCGCTTGACGATAAGCTTTTGCCCATGACAGTGAAGGGCAAGGCCTTAAAAGGCATTGCGTATAAAAGTAAAATCGCTAGCGCGCAGGTAAAGTCCTCTATACTCCTTGCCGGGCTTTTTGCAGAGGGCGAGACCTCGGTAGAAGAACCTGCAAAGAGCAGAGACCATACCGAGCGCATGTTCAAGAAGTTTGGCGTTGATATAAGGGTAGACGGCAACAAGGCAACGGTTAAGAGAGCGGCTTCGCTAAAGGCCGCTGACATAAAAGTGCCAGGAGATATTTCCTCTGCCGCGTTCTTTATCGTAGGAGCCATGATTACGCCCGGCTCCGAGCTGCTGATTAAAAATGTCGGCTTAAACCCCACCAGGCGCGGCATTATAGACATCCTTTTAAAAATGAACGGGGCTATCGAAGTGGTTAACATGAACGACGACGACGAGCCCACAGGGGATCTTCTTGTAAGAACGTCGAAGCTAAATGGTGTCGACATAAACGGGGATGAGCTTTTGCCTGCAATAGACGAGTTCCCGATTATAAACATAGCGGCTGCTTTTGCAGAAGGTTCTACTAAGATAACCGGCGCTGAAGAGCTAAGGGTAAAGGAGAGCGACAGGATTACGGTCATGAAGGAATCTCTTACTGCAATAGGCGTAGATGCAGAGGAGCTAAAGGACGGCATAGTCATAAAGGGTAGTGGTGGCGCTACAGTGAGAGGCGGTAAAATTCATAGCCGTGGTGATCACAGGATAGCAATGGCCTTTGCCATAGCCGCGCTTAATTCGAAGGACGGCATAGACATAGAAGACCCTGCGTGCGTGGACGTATCGTTCCCGTCGTTTTTCGAAATACTAAAGGAGGCCTCGGCCTGA
- a CDS encoding prephenate dehydrogenase/arogenate dehydrogenase family protein, whose translation MEPFFKKVAIIGVGLIGGSLCYTLKDKKLAGTIVGVGRGEKNLKTAVSMGLIDSYTHDVNEGVKDADLVVVCVPVKSIASIVSSFARNLKPGAIVTDVGSVKEEVVKAVEPLMPKGAHFVAAHPIAGTENSGAEFAVRDLYVKRKCILTPTDKTDKEALQKVRALWEAAGSEVVIMDAKTHDIALAAISHLPHVIAYSLVNAIEDIDEEIKDHDILKYTAGGFKDFTRIASSSPEMWADICDMNKAAILSTIEKFERVLTNIKGHISKGEYDAIKADFQRAKDIRDALKK comes from the coding sequence ATGGAACCCTTTTTTAAAAAGGTTGCCATAATAGGGGTAGGGCTGATCGGCGGCTCGCTCTGCTATACGCTAAAGGATAAGAAGCTTGCCGGCACCATAGTCGGCGTGGGCAGGGGTGAGAAGAACCTAAAGACCGCCGTGTCCATGGGGCTTATCGATTCCTATACCCATGACGTAAACGAGGGCGTAAAAGACGCAGACCTTGTAGTTGTCTGCGTTCCTGTCAAAAGCATTGCCTCGATTGTTTCTTCATTTGCCAGAAATTTGAAGCCAGGCGCTATCGTCACGGACGTTGGAAGCGTCAAGGAAGAGGTTGTGAAGGCGGTCGAGCCTTTGATGCCGAAGGGCGCGCATTTTGTCGCAGCGCACCCGATTGCGGGCACCGAGAACTCGGGAGCAGAGTTTGCGGTGCGAGACCTTTACGTAAAGCGTAAATGCATCCTGACCCCCACGGACAAGACCGACAAAGAAGCGCTTCAGAAGGTAAGGGCGCTCTGGGAGGCTGCGGGCTCGGAGGTCGTTATAATGGATGCGAAAACACACGACATCGCGCTTGCTGCCATAAGCCATCTTCCGCACGTAATAGCCTATTCGCTTGTCAATGCTATAGAGGACATTGACGAGGAAATCAAGGACCACGACATTCTAAAATACACTGCCGGAGGCTTTAAGGACTTTACGCGTATCGCGTCAAGCTCGCCCGAGATGTGGGCCGATATCTGCGACATGAATAAAGCAGCCATTCTCTCGACCATAGAAAAGTTCGAGCGCGTGCTTACAAATATAAAGGGTCATATCTCCAAAGGGGAGTACGATGCCATAAAGGCAGACTTTCAGAGGGCCAAGGACATACGCGACGCGCTTAAAAAATAG